The window GGCCGTGATACCGCGCTGGCCATGCACGATCTCGTGCAAGCGCCGGCGCGATACGCCGAGCAGGCGTGCCGCCTCGGTCTGCGAGAGACCGAGCGGGGTCAGGTAATTGCGCCGGAGAAAGCGCCCCGGATGCCAGGGAGCACGGCCCGGCACCCCGGGTGGCAGCAGCATCGTCGTGGCCGCAAGGGACCGCGACGAACGATCCGAGGCCCCGGCTCCCCGCGAGAAAAAGTCGCCCGCGCCGGACGGCCCTCCCGGTGCGCGCACATGCCGCACTGGACCGATCCATGCCAGTCGCTCGCCCGCCGCCGCTCCGACCGTCCGGGTCGCGCCCCAGCCATTGCGCTGAACCAGATCTTGCAGGCTCATGGCCGTCAGTCCTTGAAGGTGCGGTGGCCGGAGATCATCGTGCTCACCACGCTCGATCGACCCATGATGTCTTCGCGGATGGCGGCGTACACGTGCACGATGACGAACACGATCAGCCACCACATCCCGAGGTGGTGCCAGGTGTGCACGTCCTGGGACTGCCCGAACAGCGGGATCACCCAGCCGAACATCACGTCGGCCCAGGAACCGGCCTGCGCGCCTTCACCGTACAGCGCGAACCCGGTCACGACCATGAACACGGCCGTCAGGAAGAACATGAAGAACATCGCGAAGCGTGCCAACGGGTTGTGTCCCACGTACTTGCCGGGCCGCGCGCTCACGAAGGCATACCACTTCACCATGCCCCATACCTCGAGCCAATAGGCGCGCTGGAACACCGGTACCCAGAACAACTCGCGGGCGTGGTGGTTCCCGACCACGGCCCAGTAGAGACGCCCGAGCAAACCGACGGCCAGCAGGTAGCCGGCGGCGAAATGGGCGAAGCGGATGTAGCCCATCAGGTAATTGGCGCTGGCCTCGCCCGGCATGGTCGGCAAGGGCGAGCCGATGAAGTAGCCCGTGATGGCCAGCACGCTGATGGCCAGCGCATTGATCCAGTGCCAGATGCGCACCGGTACTTCGTAGACGTAGACCGACTTGATGGATTGCGCGTGGACGAGGTCGTGCGCGTCGGTGCCCTCGACAGGGGCGTTCGAACTATTCGCGGGTATGGCGGACATGAATCGTCTCCTCTTCGGGCTGGCGTGATGCGACTCGATCGGCCGTGATCAAAGACGGGCGGCGAGCATCACCACCCCGGCTCCTCCGACCACCGTGGCCGCCAGCCGAGCCACCCGATCGGGCAGCCGCTGAAGACCGACGCCGGCGGCGAGGCCCACGCCGTGCAGCAGCGTCGTCGCCCCCATGAAACCGGCGGCATAGGCCACTGCCGAAGCACCGACCGCCAGCTCGCTGCCATGCGCATAGCCATGGAACAGCGCCGCCGCACCGACCAGCGTGAGGCCGAGCGATGTCGGCACGTGCCGCCCCGCGAACAGCATCGCACCCAGCAGCACCACACTCGCCGCCACGCTCGACTCCACCGCCGGCAAAGCCACCCCCTCCCACGACAGCAGAGCGCCGATCAGCAGCGCCGCAAGGAACACCCCCGGTCCGAGCAGACGCCGACCGACAGGCAGCGCGATCGCCGACCACAGGCCCACGGCGACCATCGCCAGAAGATGGTCCAGCCCCAGGAAGGGATGGGCCAGACCTTCGACCAGGCCATGCGCTCCGTGACCGGTGTGCGCCTGGCTGGCCGTCGCCGCCGCCAGCAGCATGCTGGGCAGTGCGAACCGCAGGGAAATGCTCTTCGACATGGGTTTCTCCTCGGAATGCGGGTGTGGTGTAGGGGCGGTGCTGTCAGCGCACCTTGACACTGGTGAGCTCCTGGCCGTCGGGGCTCATCACGTGCGTCGAGCAGGCCAGGCAGGGATCGAAGGAGTGCAGCGTGCGAAGGATTTCCACCGGTTGCTCGGGGTTGGCCATCGGCGTGTTCATCAGGCTGGCCTCGAAGGCCCCGATCTGCCCCTTGTTGTCGCGAGGGCTGCCGTTCCAGGTGGTCGGCACGACGCACTGATAGTTCTCGATCCGCCCGTCCTTGATGCGGATCCAGTGCCCCAGCGTTCCGCGCGGTGCCGCGACCGTGCCCACGCCCTTGGCTTCCTTCGGCCAGGTGGCCGGATCCCACTTCTCGACATTGGCCGTGGTGGTGTCGCCGGCCTTGATATTGGCGACCAGTTCCTTGAAGTCCTCGAGCATCATCTCCGCGCAGTACTGCGCCTCGAGCGCCCGCGCGAGCGTGCGGCCGATCGTGGTGGGTAGCAACTGCTTGGCGCTGTACTGCGTCTCGGGCAGACCCAGCGCCTTGGGATAGACGCTGTTGATGATCATGGCCGAGGTGTCGATCTGCTCCTTCACGCGTTGGCAGTACTTGTGACCCTGCTTCGCGTGGGCATAGCCCAGGATGTAGCGAGACAGAGGGCCGACTTCCATCGCATGGCCGCGCCAGCGCGGCGACTTGATCCAGGAGTACTTCGCGCTCTCGTCGAGCTCCTGGATATTGGTGCGCGTGCCCTTGGTGTTGGCTCCGAGCACGTAGTTCGGCTCGGTGACGCCGTCCCACGGATGCAGGCCCTTGGATTCGTCGGCGTACTTGTACCAGCTGTGCGGCACGAACTCCTGCACCTGCTCGGGGTCCCGCGGATCGACCGGGTGGATGACGTCCCAGTTGCCGTCGAGGATGGCACCGCCCGGCAGTTGCTGGGTGCTGTGATCGCCCATCACCTTTTCGTAGGTGCCGTAGTCGAGCACGTTGGTCGCCGACAGGCCGCCACCGTAGAGCCAGCCGGCCTGCTTGTAGATGGTGCCGATCGCCAACACGTCCGGGATGTAGACGTTGTTGTTGAACTCGATCATCTCCTTGATGCGCGCCTCGACGAAGTTCAGGCGCTCCATGTTCACCGGCGCGCCGGCCGCGCCGTCCTTGTCGATGTTGATCGCGCAGGGCACGCCGCCGACCAGGTAGTTCGGGTGCGGGTTCTTGCCGCCAAAGACCGTGTGAACCTTGACCCACTCCTTCTGCAGATCCAGCGCCTCGAGATAGTGCGTGACGGCCATCAGGTTGGCCTCTGGCGGCAGCACATAGGCCTTGTTGCCCCAGTAGCCGTTCATGAACGGTCCGAGCTGGCCGCTCTCGACGAACTTCTTGAGCCGGTTCTGGATGTCGCGGAAGTAGCCCGGCGACGACATCGGGTGACTCGGCGACACCAGGTGCTGGAGATCGGAGGTCTTCTTCGGGTCGGCCTTCAGCGCTGACACGACATCGACCCAGTCGAGGGCATGCAGGTGGTAGAAGTGGACGGCGTGATCGTGCTCCTGCAAGGTCTTCGCCATGATCTCGCGGATCAGGTAGGCGTTCTTCGGAATGACGATGCCGAGCGCATCTTCCACCGCACGCACCGAAGTGAGCGCGTGGCAGCCGGTGCAGACACCGCAGATGCGCTCGACGAAGGCCCACGCGTCGCGCGGATCGCGCCCCTTGAGAATGACCTCCAGACCACGCCACATCGTGCCGGTGGAGACGGCGTTGCGGATGACGTTGTTGCTGTCGAGGTTGACCTCGCAGCGCATGTGGCCTTCGATGCGCGTCACCGGGTCCACCACCACGCGGCGGCCCGAGTTGTCCATCTTGAAGCCCTGAGTTTCGTAAGCACCCATGTGTCGTTCCTTTGTTCGTGCTCAGCGCTTCACTGCCCGGCGCGGGAGGTTTCGTTCGTCTTCGAATCGGTCTTCTGCGTCGCACGCTTGATCGCCGACACGGCGGCGTGGGCGACGGCGGCCGCGCCCACCACACCGGCCGCGGCACCACCGACCTGGTCGGCGTTGGCCTCGATGCCGAACTGATGGATGTTGGTGAGGCGGTCGTAGAACGACCCCTTGTCCCAGAAGCCGTCTTCGGAGCAGCCGATGCAACCGTGGCCGGCCTGGATCGGGAAGCTGGTGCCCTCGTTCCAGCGCGTGGTCGAGCACGCGTTGTAGGTGGTCGGGCCCTTGCAGCCGACCTTGTAGAGGCAATAGCCGCGGCGCGCCGATTCGTCGTCGAAGTGCTCGACGAACTGACCGGCATCGAAGTGCGGCCGGCGGTAGCACTTGTCGTGGATGCGCTGGCTGTAGAACATCTTCGGTCGGCCCTGGCGATCGAGCTCGGGCAGCCGGTCGAAGGTGAGCATGTAGGTGATCACCCCGGTCATCACCTCGGCGATCGGCGGGCAGCCCGGCACCTTGATGATGGGCTTGTCGAAGATCACCTTGTGAACCGGCGTGGCCTGCGTGGGATTGGGCTTGGCGGCCTGCACACAGCCCCACGAGGCACACGAACCCCAGGAGATGATGGCCTTGGCGTCCTTGGCCACGTGCTTGAGCTGGTCGATGAAGGGCTTGCCGCCGATGATGCAGCTCATGCCATCCTGGTTCAGCGGAGGATTGCCCTCCACCGCCAGGATGTAGTTGCCCTTGTACTTGGCCATGATCTCTTCGAGGATCGCCTCGGCCTGATGGCCTGCGGCGGCCATCAGCGTGTCGTCGTAGTCGAGCGAGATCATCGACAGCACCACGTCCTTCGCGAGCGGGTGCGCTGAGCGGATGAAGCTCTCCGAGCAGCAGGTGCATTCCAGACCGTGCAGCCAGAGCACCGGCGTACGCGGCTTGTTCTCCATGGCGTGCGCGATCTGCGGCACGAAGGCCGGACCCAGCCCCAACGAGGTGGCCGTGAGCGAGCAGTACTTCAGGAAGCTGCGGCGCGAAATGCCTTGGCGGCGCATCACCTCATAAAAGGTTTCCATCGTGGAAGGTCTCCGGTTGCTACTGGATGTGATCGAACCGTGCGACCGGCCCGCCGCGGCAACAGCAGACCGGCGCACCGGGTGGGCAAGACAACACAAGTCGTGGGCCAACCCCGCGCGGCTCGCGGGAAAACCCCGAATGCCTCTCGTAAGTCCTTGTCGCGACTGGGACTATTTGCGAGGACAGTCGACGCATGCCCCAAGGTCGCGACAGCAGTGGAAGCGGCTCTTGCAGTTGAATCCATCATCTGCAATGGCAACATCCGATTCGGCTCACGGCTGCGGGAAACCGGCGGCACGGATGGCAGAGAATCGCTTCGTCGCTCAACGAGAAGAAGATCTGAACCATGCCCGTGATCACCTGCATCGAAGACCTGAGGGTTCTGGCCCGGCGCCGGGTGCCGAGGATGTTCTACGACTACGCCGACTCGGGCTCCTGGACCGAGGGCACCTACCGCGCCAACGAGACCGACTTCGCCCGCATCCTGCTGCGCCAGCGCGTGGCGGTGAACATGGAGGGCCGCTCGCTGCGCACCACCCTGGCCGGCCAGGACTGCGCCATGCCGGTCGTGATCGCCCCCACCGGCCTGACCGGCATGCAGCACGCCGACGGCGAGATCCTGGGCGCGCGCGCGGCCGAGGCCTTCGGGGTGCCGTTCACGCTGTCGACGATGAGCATCTGCTCGATCGAGGACATCGCCGCGCACACGAAGGCGCCGTTCTGGTTCCAGCTGTACTGGATGCGCGACCGCGATTTCATGGAGCGGCTGATCGAGCGAGCCAAGGCGGCACGCTGCTCGGCGCTGGTGCTGACGCTGGACCTGCAGGTGCTGGGGCAGCGCCACAAGGATCTGAAGAACGGCATGACGGCGCCGCCCAAGCCGACGCTGGCGAACCTGATCAACCTGGCGATGAAGCCGCGCTGGTGCCTGGGGATGGCCGGGACGCGGCGCCACAGCTTCGGCAACCTGGTGGGGCATGCCAAGGGGGTGAGCGACATGTCTTCGCTGGGGACGTGGACGAAGGAGCAGTTCGATCCGCGGCTGAGCTGGGACGATGTGGCGTGGATCAAGCAGCGCTGGGGCGGCCGGCTGATCCTGA is drawn from Methylibium petroleiphilum PM1 and contains these coding sequences:
- a CDS encoding alpha-hydroxy acid oxidase produces the protein MPVITCIEDLRVLARRRVPRMFYDYADSGSWTEGTYRANETDFARILLRQRVAVNMEGRSLRTTLAGQDCAMPVVIAPTGLTGMQHADGEILGARAAEAFGVPFTLSTMSICSIEDIAAHTKAPFWFQLYWMRDRDFMERLIERAKAARCSALVLTLDLQVLGQRHKDLKNGMTAPPKPTLANLINLAMKPRWCLGMAGTRRHSFGNLVGHAKGVSDMSSLGTWTKEQFDPRLSWDDVAWIKQRWGGRLILKGIMEVADAKLAADSGADAIVVSNHGGRQLDGAPSSIAALPAIAEAVGDRIEVWMDGGIRSGQDVLKAVALGARGTMIGRAFLYGLGAMGQAGVTRALEIIRNELDITMAFTGHTDIRRVGREILVPGSYRGAGGPS
- a CDS encoding HigA family addiction module antitoxin, with the translated sequence MSLQDLVQRNGWGATRTVGAAAGERLAWIGPVRHVRAPGGPSGAGDFFSRGAGASDRSSRSLAATTMLLPPGVPGRAPWHPGRFLRRNYLTPLGLSQTEAARLLGVSRRRLHEIVHGQRGITADTAIRCALVFGTDAAFWLALQSAWDSFHTWKLLRVQTRRTRGTH
- the cybH gene encoding Ni/Fe-hydrogenase, b-type cytochrome subunit, which encodes MSAIPANSSNAPVEGTDAHDLVHAQSIKSVYVYEVPVRIWHWINALAISVLAITGYFIGSPLPTMPGEASANYLMGYIRFAHFAAGYLLAVGLLGRLYWAVVGNHHARELFWVPVFQRAYWLEVWGMVKWYAFVSARPGKYVGHNPLARFAMFFMFFLTAVFMVVTGFALYGEGAQAGSWADVMFGWVIPLFGQSQDVHTWHHLGMWWLIVFVIVHVYAAIREDIMGRSSVVSTMISGHRTFKD
- a CDS encoding nickel-dependent hydrogenase large subunit is translated as MGAYETQGFKMDNSGRRVVVDPVTRIEGHMRCEVNLDSNNVIRNAVSTGTMWRGLEVILKGRDPRDAWAFVERICGVCTGCHALTSVRAVEDALGIVIPKNAYLIREIMAKTLQEHDHAVHFYHLHALDWVDVVSALKADPKKTSDLQHLVSPSHPMSSPGYFRDIQNRLKKFVESGQLGPFMNGYWGNKAYVLPPEANLMAVTHYLEALDLQKEWVKVHTVFGGKNPHPNYLVGGVPCAINIDKDGAAGAPVNMERLNFVEARIKEMIEFNNNVYIPDVLAIGTIYKQAGWLYGGGLSATNVLDYGTYEKVMGDHSTQQLPGGAILDGNWDVIHPVDPRDPEQVQEFVPHSWYKYADESKGLHPWDGVTEPNYVLGANTKGTRTNIQELDESAKYSWIKSPRWRGHAMEVGPLSRYILGYAHAKQGHKYCQRVKEQIDTSAMIINSVYPKALGLPETQYSAKQLLPTTIGRTLARALEAQYCAEMMLEDFKELVANIKAGDTTTANVEKWDPATWPKEAKGVGTVAAPRGTLGHWIRIKDGRIENYQCVVPTTWNGSPRDNKGQIGAFEASLMNTPMANPEQPVEILRTLHSFDPCLACSTHVMSPDGQELTSVKVR
- a CDS encoding HupE/UreJ family protein, with protein sequence MSKSISLRFALPSMLLAAATASQAHTGHGAHGLVEGLAHPFLGLDHLLAMVAVGLWSAIALPVGRRLLGPGVFLAALLIGALLSWEGVALPAVESSVAASVVLLGAMLFAGRHVPTSLGLTLVGAAALFHGYAHGSELAVGASAVAYAAGFMGATTLLHGVGLAAGVGLQRLPDRVARLAATVVGGAGVVMLAARL
- a CDS encoding hydrogenase small subunit, giving the protein METFYEVMRRQGISRRSFLKYCSLTATSLGLGPAFVPQIAHAMENKPRTPVLWLHGLECTCCSESFIRSAHPLAKDVVLSMISLDYDDTLMAAAGHQAEAILEEIMAKYKGNYILAVEGNPPLNQDGMSCIIGGKPFIDQLKHVAKDAKAIISWGSCASWGCVQAAKPNPTQATPVHKVIFDKPIIKVPGCPPIAEVMTGVITYMLTFDRLPELDRQGRPKMFYSQRIHDKCYRRPHFDAGQFVEHFDDESARRGYCLYKVGCKGPTTYNACSTTRWNEGTSFPIQAGHGCIGCSEDGFWDKGSFYDRLTNIHQFGIEANADQVGGAAAGVVGAAAVAHAAVSAIKRATQKTDSKTNETSRAGQ